A stretch of Apostichopus japonicus isolate 1M-3 chromosome 9, ASM3797524v1, whole genome shotgun sequence DNA encodes these proteins:
- the LOC139973452 gene encoding uncharacterized protein isoform X1 — translation MNSLSGSPFEESKLSLTNVFHSIITMISSFIQVSLVLLFIWTSGCLRSNRANALQATNDVTGENGLGSSFFFYQQSNYPRDCREVQEQCSSHNSTGVFMIKPDGYLEPFEVYCDDTDSSGGWTVIQRRIDGSIDFSRDWDSYKSGFGFLSQEFWLGNEKLSYLTSQKKYQLVIEMTSSNGSLIQVSYDNFRISDEFSNYKFVSLGQYSGITDVITFCPYNMVYRNCSNSCQRTCGAPEMCQDGVCNEAEACVCSDGYFMKGSDCVPQEQCGCYESETQTVIPEGGSYVNPGCTRKGVCTNGQITWDEAYACSPNAVCDVRDNIRQCYCTGGYRGDGETCTRPPKDCQEIYDDGSRDSGIYRIKPTGWTSEAFEVYCNMTDGGGWTVFQRRVNGTEEFYLGWSSYKEGFGDLSHEFWLGNDKLSSLTNQKRYQIRIDLVNVNGAPYYAKFDNFRINDESDKYRLSQLGTYSGTADSRSNPDGYALRYHLNYQFTTKDSDNDAYSNNCAVTHHGAWWYNNCDYSDLNSNYHADQGSDYSVEWYYLPGSYYNIKFSEMKIRPF, via the exons AATGCTCTACAGGCAACTAATGATGTTACCGGAGAAAATGGATTAG GTTCGTCGTTTTTCTTCTACCAACAATCGAATTACCCGAGAGATTGCAGAGAAGTCCAGGAGCAATGTTCATCTCATAACTCTACTGGTGTCTTCATGATAAAACCAGATGGGTATCTAGAGCCTTTTGAGGTTTACTGTGATGACACAGACAGTTCcggtggatggacg GTAATACAACGTCGCATTGACGGTTCCATCGACTTCAGCCGTGACTGGGACAGCTACAAGTCTGGCTTCGGCTTTTTATCTCAGGAATTCTGGCTCGGCAATGAGAAGCTTTCTTACTTGACCAGTCAGAAGAAGTATCAATTGGTGAttgagatgacgtcatcaaatggtTCATTAATCCAGGTTTCTTACGATAACTTCCGCATTAGTGATGAGTTCAGCAACTACAAATTTGTCAGCCTCGGACAGTACTCTGGAATAACAG ACGTTATAACCTTTTGCCCCTACAACATGGTCTATAGAAACTGCAGTAACTCCTGTCAGCGGACTTGTGGTGCTCCAGAAATGTGTCAGGATGGGGTCTGTAATGAAGCCGAAGCCTGTGTTTGTTCCGATGGATACTTCATGAAAGGATCAGACTGTGTACCTCAAGAACAGTGTGGATGTTACGAATCAGAGACACAAACAGTTATTCCA GAAGGTGGCTCATACGTGAACCCTGGATGTACTAGAAAAGGTGTTTGTACCAACGGACAGATCACGTGGGATGAAGCATATGCATGCAGTCCTAACGCAGTTTGTGACGTCAGAGACAACATAAGACAATGCTATTGTACTGGTGGCTACAGAGGAGATGGTGAGACATGCACGAGACCACCTAAAGATTGTCAGGAAATCTACGATGATGGATCCAGGGACAGCGGTATATACAGAATCAAACCAACCGGTTGGACTAGCGAGGCTTTTGAGGTTTACTGcaacatgactgacggaggaggatggacg GTGTTCCAACGTCGTGTGAATGGCACTGAGGAATTCTACCTCGGATGGAGCAGTTATAAAGAAGGTTTTGGAGATTTAAGCCACGAgttttggcttggaaatgataaGCTTTCTAGCTTAACCAACCAAAAGAGATATCAAATCAGGATTGATCTGGTGAATGTAAACGGCGCTCCATACTACGCCAAGTTTGACAACTTCCGGATCAATGACGAAAGCGATAAATATCGATTATCACAACTTGGAACTTACAGTGGAACAGCTG ACTCTCGCAGCAACCCTGATGGTTATGCTCTTCGTTACCATCTCAACTACCAGTTCACTACCAAAGATAGTGACAACGATGCTTATAGTAATAACTGTGCCGTTACTCATCATGGTGCCTGGTGGTACAATAATTGCGATTATTCCGATCTCAATTCAAACTACCATGCTGATCAAGGTAGTGATTACAGCGTCGAATGGTATTATTTACCTGGCAGTTATTACAACATCAAATTTTCCGAAATGAAGATTCGTCCATTTTAA
- the LOC139973452 gene encoding uncharacterized protein isoform X2, whose amino-acid sequence MISSFIQVFLVLLFIWTTGCLRSNRANALQATNDVTGENGLGSSFFFYQQSNYPRDCREVQEQCSSHNSTGVFMIKPDGYLEPFEVYCDDTDSSGGWTVIQRRIDGSIDFSRDWDSYKSGFGFLSQEFWLGNEKLSYLTSQKKYQLVIEMTSSNGSLIQVSYDNFRISDEFSNYKFVSLGQYSGITDVITFCPYNMVYRNCSNSCQRTCGAPEMCQDGVCNEAEACVCSDGYFMKGSDCVPQEQCGCYESETQTVIPEGGSYVNPGCTRKGVCTNGQITWDEAYACSPNAVCDVRDNIRQCYCTGGYRGDGETCTRPPKDCQEIYDDGSRDSGIYRIKPTGWTSEAFEVYCNMTDGGGWTVFQRRVNGTEEFYLGWSSYKEGFGDLSHEFWLGNDKLSSLTNQKRYQIRIDLVNVNGAPYYAKFDNFRINDESDKYRLSQLGTYSGTADSRSNPDGYALRYHLNYQFTTKDSDNDAYSNNCAVTHHGAWWYNNCDYSDLNSNYHADQGSDYSVEWYYLPGSYYNIKFSEMKIRPF is encoded by the exons AATGCTCTACAGGCAACTAATGATGTTACCGGAGAAAATGGATTAG GTTCGTCGTTTTTCTTCTACCAACAATCGAATTACCCGAGAGATTGCAGAGAAGTCCAGGAGCAATGTTCATCTCATAACTCTACTGGTGTCTTCATGATAAAACCAGATGGGTATCTAGAGCCTTTTGAGGTTTACTGTGATGACACAGACAGTTCcggtggatggacg GTAATACAACGTCGCATTGACGGTTCCATCGACTTCAGCCGTGACTGGGACAGCTACAAGTCTGGCTTCGGCTTTTTATCTCAGGAATTCTGGCTCGGCAATGAGAAGCTTTCTTACTTGACCAGTCAGAAGAAGTATCAATTGGTGAttgagatgacgtcatcaaatggtTCATTAATCCAGGTTTCTTACGATAACTTCCGCATTAGTGATGAGTTCAGCAACTACAAATTTGTCAGCCTCGGACAGTACTCTGGAATAACAG ACGTTATAACCTTTTGCCCCTACAACATGGTCTATAGAAACTGCAGTAACTCCTGTCAGCGGACTTGTGGTGCTCCAGAAATGTGTCAGGATGGGGTCTGTAATGAAGCCGAAGCCTGTGTTTGTTCCGATGGATACTTCATGAAAGGATCAGACTGTGTACCTCAAGAACAGTGTGGATGTTACGAATCAGAGACACAAACAGTTATTCCA GAAGGTGGCTCATACGTGAACCCTGGATGTACTAGAAAAGGTGTTTGTACCAACGGACAGATCACGTGGGATGAAGCATATGCATGCAGTCCTAACGCAGTTTGTGACGTCAGAGACAACATAAGACAATGCTATTGTACTGGTGGCTACAGAGGAGATGGTGAGACATGCACGAGACCACCTAAAGATTGTCAGGAAATCTACGATGATGGATCCAGGGACAGCGGTATATACAGAATCAAACCAACCGGTTGGACTAGCGAGGCTTTTGAGGTTTACTGcaacatgactgacggaggaggatggacg GTGTTCCAACGTCGTGTGAATGGCACTGAGGAATTCTACCTCGGATGGAGCAGTTATAAAGAAGGTTTTGGAGATTTAAGCCACGAgttttggcttggaaatgataaGCTTTCTAGCTTAACCAACCAAAAGAGATATCAAATCAGGATTGATCTGGTGAATGTAAACGGCGCTCCATACTACGCCAAGTTTGACAACTTCCGGATCAATGACGAAAGCGATAAATATCGATTATCACAACTTGGAACTTACAGTGGAACAGCTG ACTCTCGCAGCAACCCTGATGGTTATGCTCTTCGTTACCATCTCAACTACCAGTTCACTACCAAAGATAGTGACAACGATGCTTATAGTAATAACTGTGCCGTTACTCATCATGGTGCCTGGTGGTACAATAATTGCGATTATTCCGATCTCAATTCAAACTACCATGCTGATCAAGGTAGTGATTACAGCGTCGAATGGTATTATTTACCTGGCAGTTATTACAACATCAAATTTTCCGAAATGAAGATTCGTCCATTTTAA
- the LOC139973454 gene encoding uncharacterized protein, giving the protein MISELCKVFEVFLFLLTTGCLFSHRVDALETINDVTGDSSLGSSYFFYQQSDYPRDCREVQEQCAFDNSTGVVVIKPDGYLEPFEVYCDNTDRTGGWTVIQRRIDGSIDFSRVWDSYKSGFGFLSREFWLGNEKLSYMTNQKKYQLVIEMTSSNGSLIRVSYDNFRISDEFSNFKFVSLGQYSGRTDIITLCPYNMVYGNCNNSCQRTCGAPEMCQAGVCNEAEACVCSDGYFMKGSDCVPQEQCGCYESEGKTVIPEGGFYVNPNCTRKGVCTNGQITWDEAYACSVKAVCDVRDNITQCYCTDGYRGDGENCTRPPKDCQEIYDDGSRDNGIYRIKPTDWTSEAFEVYCNMTDGGGWTVFQRRVDGTSDFYLGWDSYKEGFGDLDHEFWLGNDKLFTLTNQKRYEIRIDLVNRDGAPYYAKFDYFRINDESDKYRLSQLGTYSGTADSRSNPDGNALRYHLNYQFSTKDSGKSNCAIYYHGAWWYNSCH; this is encoded by the exons ATGATCAGCGAATTGTGTAaagtttttgaagtttttcttttccttttgacAACTGGCTGTCTCTTTTCACATCGAGTG GATGCTCTAGAGACAATCAATGATGTCACCGGTGATAGTAGTTTAG GTTCGTCGTATTTCTTCTATCAACAATCGGATTACCCGAGAGATTGCAGAGAAGTCCAGGAGCAATGTGCATTCGATAACTCTACTGGTGTCGTCGTGATCAAACCAGATGGCTATCTAGAGCCTTTTGAGGTTTACTGTGATAACACAGACAGaactggtggatggacg GTAATACAACGTCGCATTGACGGTTCCATCGACTTCAGCCGTGTCTGGGACAGCTACAAGTCTGGCTTCGGCTTTTTATCTCGGGAATTCTGGCTCGGCAATGAGAAGCTTTCGTACATGACCAATCAAAAGAAGTATCAATTGGTGAttgagatgacgtcatcaaatggtTCCTTAATCCGGGTTTCTTACGATAATTTCCGCATTAGTGATGAGTTCAGCAACTTCAAGTTTGTCAGCCTCGGACAGTACTCTGGAAGAACAG ACATTATAACCCTCTGCCCCTACAACATGGTCTATggaaactgcaataactcctgTCAGCGGACATGTGGTGCTCCAGAAATGTGTCAGGCTGGGGTCTGCAATGAAGCCGAAGCCTGTGTTTGTTCCGATGGATACTTCATGAAGGGATCAGACTGTGTACCTCAAGAACAGTGTGGATGTTACGAATCAGAGGGGAAAACAGTTATTCCA gAAGGTGGCTTTTACGTGAACCCAAACTGTACAAGGAAAGGTGTTTGTACCAACGGACAGATCACGTGGGATGAAGCATATGCATGCAGTGTTAAAGCAGTTTGTGACGTCAGGGACAACATAACACAATGCTATTGTACTGATGGCTACAGAGGAGATGGTGAAAATTGCACGAGACCACCTAAAGATTGCCAGGAAATTTACGATGATGGATCTAGGGACAACGGTATATACAGAATCAAACCAACCGACTGGACTAGCGAGGCCTTTGAGGTTTACTGcaacatgactgacggaggaggatggacg GTTTTTCAACGTCGTGTGGATGGAACCTCGGATTTCTACCTCGGATGGGACAGCTACAAAGAAGGTTTTGGAGATTTAGACCACGAgttttggcttggaaatgataaACTTTTTACCTTGACCAATCAAAAGAGATATGAAATTAGGATTGATCTGGTGAACAGAGATGGTGCTCCCTACTATGCCAAGTTTGACTACTTCCGGATTAATGACGAAAGCGATAAATATCGGTTATCTCAACTTGGAACCTACAGTGGAACAGCGG ACTCTCGCAGCAATCCTGATGGTAATGCTCTTCGTTATCACCTCAACTACCAGTTCAGTACCAAAGATAGTGGCAAAAGTAACTGTGCTATTTATTATCACGGTGCCTGGTGGTACAATAGTTGTCATTAA